A portion of the Cellulophaga algicola DSM 14237 genome contains these proteins:
- a CDS encoding phenylacetate--CoA ligase family protein: MLGSLRRKLFWSLDLVKGGKIAAHYKEIKALHEGATRKEQEPINARKITDLLEHAVATVPFYNKLATTSLSLESFPVVNKLALRTGGDEFKSGKFLTTKLHKVATSGSTGQPFIVAQDHNKRNRNTADTIYFGEKAGYHIGDRLFYFRLWDKQYRKNKWLAWSQNIAMYSVDEMDDAGNKKAVAELLHINSSIGFLGYSSAFQNLCNYLEKTNSKPILNTCSSIICIAESLNDYVRDKLLYYFGVQAISRYSNSENGILGQQELNTSNKHYKINWASYHVEVLALDSNTAVPLGELGRIVITDLYNYAMPMLRYDTGDVGMMERVEGELMFATVDGRKMDMFMATNGELLSSHIVHKILQYDNIDQFQFIQESKTTYTIKIKLLYHDFFKDERKVIEEYQTYFGADAKVKIEYVDVIPALNSGKKKLVINMMLN, translated from the coding sequence ATGTTAGGAAGCTTACGTAGAAAGTTATTTTGGTCCCTAGACCTAGTTAAAGGCGGTAAGATAGCAGCTCATTATAAAGAAATTAAAGCGCTACATGAGGGGGCTACACGTAAAGAACAGGAGCCCATCAATGCTAGGAAAATTACAGACTTACTAGAACATGCTGTAGCTACAGTTCCTTTTTATAATAAGTTAGCCACTACATCACTTTCTTTAGAATCATTTCCTGTAGTAAATAAATTAGCACTTAGAACTGGTGGTGACGAATTTAAAAGCGGAAAATTTTTAACAACTAAATTGCATAAGGTGGCCACCAGTGGTTCTACAGGACAACCTTTCATCGTAGCACAAGATCATAACAAACGGAATAGAAATACAGCGGATACTATTTATTTTGGAGAAAAAGCAGGATATCACATAGGAGATCGCCTTTTTTATTTTAGGTTGTGGGACAAACAATATAGAAAAAATAAATGGTTGGCATGGTCTCAAAATATAGCCATGTATTCTGTAGATGAAATGGATGATGCTGGAAATAAGAAGGCCGTAGCGGAATTATTACATATAAATTCTTCAATTGGTTTTTTAGGATATTCTTCTGCCTTTCAAAACTTATGTAATTATCTAGAGAAAACGAACAGTAAGCCAATTTTGAATACATGTAGTTCCATAATCTGTATTGCAGAGTCTTTAAATGACTATGTAAGAGATAAATTATTGTATTATTTTGGAGTACAAGCTATTTCCAGATATTCCAATAGTGAAAATGGTATTTTAGGGCAACAAGAACTAAATACATCTAATAAGCATTACAAAATTAATTGGGCAAGCTATCATGTAGAAGTGTTAGCATTAGATTCTAATACAGCCGTTCCTCTAGGGGAGCTAGGACGAATTGTCATTACCGATTTATACAACTATGCCATGCCAATGCTTCGGTATGATACTGGAGATGTAGGTATGATGGAACGTGTTGAAGGTGAACTCATGTTCGCTACAGTAGATGGGCGGAAAATGGATATGTTTATGGCAACAAACGGGGAATTATTATCTTCCCATATCGTTCATAAAATATTACAATATGATAATATAGATCAGTTTCAATTTATCCAAGAATCTAAAACGACCTATACTATAAAAATAAAGCTATTATATCATGATTTTTTTAAAGATGAGCGTAAGGTTATTGAAGAATATCAGACTTATTTTGGAGCAGATGCTAAGGTGAAAATTGAATATGTTGATGTTATCCCTGCTTTAAACTCTGGAAAAAAGAAGTTAGTAATTAATATGATGTTGAATTAG
- a CDS encoding fibronectin type III domain-containing protein: MKYIYSFLIFLLVNISLIAQNLHTESNAVSSLNEGNSTTGWTGLAQLFSEATDVQNGSFSFRAVSTATDGRTVDYNFNAVVGQQYVIRIWAKIGAQSNPSVSPAFAVWSGVSGFNVTPITGTTWSEYVFNVTATTTNPRIRIYVSNYSFRFVAGNTIYIDNVSITALDNQAPTVPTNLSANAITATSTNLSWTSATDNVAVTNYEVFQNGISIGLTNGNTTFAVSNLNPQTTYTYTVTALDNSNNSSAQSESITITTIAALDTEVPTAPSGLVADNITTTSVNLNWTAATDNVGVTDYEIFQEGVSIGVSNGNISFPVTGLTPETTYNFTVVALDAAANVSAQSESIAVLTLAVADTEVPTAPSGLVADNITTTSVNLNWTAATDNIGVTDYEIFQEGVSIGLSNGNTSFPVNGLTPETTYNFTVAALDAAANVSAQSESIAVLTLAVADTEVPTAPSGLVANNITTSSVNLNWTAATDNIGVTDYEIFQEGVSIGVSNGNISFPVNALTPETTYNFTVVALDAAANVSAQSTGVTVLTLVVADTEVPTAPSGLVADNITSTSVNLNWTAATDNVGVIDYEIFQEGVSIGLSNGNTSFPVNGLTPETTYNFTVAALDAAANVSAQSESIVVLTLAVSDTTAPSIPVGLISGNTTTTSIEISWDAATDNVEVTDYEIFQDGVSIGLTGGNSNFLITNLTAETTYVFTIAALDAANNVSIQSSELSVSTQAEVLPTIAYTSLNSNLNTVDWTVRDLYANQNVGIGTTDTQGYRLAVAGNVVAEEVKVALQVNWPDYVFDKKYELPSLEQVEKYINENGYLMHMPSASEVEENGILIGEMNAKLLRKIEELTLYTITQEKKIKLLEQQVEAIQQALLNK; the protein is encoded by the coding sequence ATGAAGTATATCTATTCTTTTCTGATTTTCCTCCTTGTAAATATAAGTTTGATTGCGCAAAATTTACATACTGAAAGTAATGCAGTTTCTTCTCTTAATGAAGGTAACAGCACAACTGGTTGGACAGGTTTAGCGCAATTATTTTCAGAAGCGACAGATGTCCAGAATGGAAGTTTTTCTTTCCGTGCAGTGTCTACGGCAACAGACGGCAGAACGGTGGATTATAATTTTAATGCAGTAGTCGGACAACAATATGTAATTCGTATTTGGGCTAAAATAGGAGCTCAAAGTAATCCATCAGTTTCTCCTGCATTTGCAGTTTGGTCTGGTGTTTCTGGTTTTAATGTTACACCTATTACGGGTACCACATGGTCAGAATATGTGTTTAATGTGACTGCAACTACTACAAACCCTAGAATTCGAATCTACGTTAGTAATTACTCATTTAGGTTTGTTGCAGGAAATACTATTTATATAGACAATGTATCTATTACAGCATTAGATAATCAAGCTCCAACCGTTCCTACTAATCTTTCTGCTAATGCTATAACTGCGACAAGCACTAATCTTTCCTGGACTTCAGCAACAGACAATGTAGCCGTTACCAATTATGAAGTTTTTCAAAATGGTATTTCTATTGGACTAACAAACGGGAATACTACTTTTGCAGTTTCAAATCTTAATCCACAGACCACCTATACGTATACTGTTACGGCCTTAGATAATTCAAATAATAGTTCGGCACAAAGTGAGAGTATCACCATAACAACAATTGCAGCTTTAGACACGGAAGTACCTACAGCACCTTCTGGGCTTGTTGCTGATAATATCACAACTACAAGTGTAAATTTAAATTGGACGGCAGCCACAGATAATGTGGGCGTTACAGACTACGAAATTTTCCAAGAGGGCGTATCTATAGGAGTGTCTAATGGCAATATAAGCTTTCCTGTAACCGGGCTTACTCCTGAAACGACCTATAATTTTACAGTTGTAGCCTTAGATGCTGCAGCAAATGTGTCTGCACAAAGTGAAAGTATTGCAGTACTTACCTTAGCCGTTGCTGACACGGAAGTACCTACAGCACCTTCAGGACTTGTTGCTGATAATATCACAACCACAAGTGTAAATTTAAATTGGACTGCAGCCACAGATAATATAGGAGTTACAGACTACGAAATTTTCCAGGAGGGTGTATCTATAGGGTTATCTAATGGCAATACAAGCTTTCCTGTAAACGGACTTACTCCAGAAACCACCTATAATTTTACAGTTGCAGCTTTAGATGCTGCAGCGAATGTGTCTGCACAAAGTGAAAGTATTGCAGTACTTACCTTAGCCGTTGCTGACACGGAAGTACCTACAGCACCTTCAGGACTTGTTGCGAATAATATCACCACAAGTAGTGTAAATTTAAATTGGACGGCAGCCACAGATAATATAGGAGTTACAGACTACGAAATTTTCCAAGAGGGCGTATCTATAGGAGTGTCTAATGGCAATATAAGCTTTCCTGTAAACGCACTTACTCCTGAAACGACCTATAATTTTACAGTTGTAGCCTTAGACGCTGCAGCGAATGTGTCTGCACAAAGTACAGGTGTTACAGTGCTTACCTTAGTCGTTGCTGACACGGAAGTACCTACAGCACCTTCAGGACTTGTTGCTGATAATATCACAAGCACAAGTGTAAATTTAAATTGGACTGCAGCCACAGATAATGTGGGCGTTATAGACTACGAAATTTTCCAAGAGGGCGTATCTATAGGGTTATCTAATGGCAATACAAGCTTTCCTGTAAACGGACTTACTCCAGAAACCACCTATAATTTTACAGTTGCAGCTTTAGATGCTGCAGCGAATGTGTCTGCACAAAGTGAAAGTATTGTAGTGCTTACCTTGGCGGTTTCAGATACAACAGCACCTTCAATACCAGTTGGCCTAATTTCTGGCAATACCACAACGACCAGTATCGAAATTTCTTGGGATGCAGCCACAGATAATGTAGAAGTTACGGATTATGAAATTTTTCAGGACGGTGTTTCTATCGGATTAACAGGAGGGAACAGTAACTTTTTAATAACGAACCTTACTGCAGAGACTACTTATGTTTTTACGATTGCAGCTTTAGATGCTGCTAACAATGTTTCGATACAGAGTTCTGAATTAAGTGTTAGTACACAAGCCGAAGTTCTGCCAACTATAGCATACACTTCCTTAAATTCTAATTTAAACACGGTAGATTGGACCGTTAGAGATCTTTATGCCAATCAGAATGTGGGTATTGGTACTACAGATACGCAAGGATATCGATTAGCTGTGGCAGGAAATGTGGTGGCAGAAGAAGTTAAAGTAGCCTTACAAGTAAATTGGCCCGATTATGTTTTTGATAAAAAATATGAACTTCCTTCATTAGAACAAGTAGAAAAGTATATCAATGAAAACGGGTATCTAATGCATATGCCAAGTGCGTCTGAGGTGGAGGAAAACGGAATTCTAATAGGTGAAATGAATGCTAAGCTTTTAAGAAAAATAGAAGAGTTAACTTTGTATACCATTACGCAAGAGAAGAAAATTAAATTACTAGAACAACAGGTTGAAGCAATCCAACAAGCACTGTTAAACAAATAA
- a CDS encoding MBOAT family O-acyltransferase has translation MLFNSIDFAIFLPLVFGIYWFICNRNLKAQNLFIVFASYLFYGWWDWRFLGLILFSTLLDFTIGNFLRNEERVARRKVLLWISIVVNLGFLGFFKYYNFFVDSFVDAFTFFGHTIDVGSLDIILPVGISFYTFQTLSYTIDVYKKELEPTKDLIAFSAFVCFFPQLVAGPIERAINLLPQISTKRTFNQTQVTDGLKLMLWGFFKKLVIADSLSPIVNDIFNNSASHSSTTLAIGAVFFAFQIYGDFSGYSDIAIGTSKLFGIELMSNFKFPYFSRNIGEFWRKWHISLSTWFRDYLYIPLGGSKGSQLISIRNIFIIFIVSGFWHGANWTFVIWGLFHALLFLPSFITSTNRKFTGTINLLHSPKGFIINLLRFLQTFILVTIGWVFFRSESITQAFSYIKKMLFDFSSEVYVHPSGYRMIDYFIILICFVVFEYVIRNNERNPFYFKNKIVRFCLYVLMLFAIILFYDDGVDRSFIYFQF, from the coding sequence GTGTTATTTAATTCCATTGATTTTGCTATTTTTCTGCCCTTAGTTTTTGGGATATACTGGTTTATCTGCAATAGAAATTTAAAGGCACAAAACTTATTTATAGTTTTTGCAAGCTACTTGTTTTACGGTTGGTGGGATTGGCGTTTTTTAGGTTTAATCTTATTTAGTACACTCTTAGATTTTACCATTGGTAATTTTTTAAGAAATGAAGAGCGTGTTGCAAGAAGAAAGGTGTTACTATGGATTAGTATTGTTGTTAATCTCGGTTTTTTAGGCTTTTTTAAGTACTACAACTTCTTTGTAGATAGTTTTGTGGATGCATTTACCTTTTTTGGCCACACCATAGATGTTGGTTCGTTGGACATCATATTACCTGTAGGAATCAGTTTTTATACCTTTCAAACCTTAAGTTATACTATTGATGTTTATAAGAAAGAACTAGAGCCTACCAAAGATCTAATAGCCTTTTCTGCGTTTGTATGTTTCTTTCCACAATTGGTAGCAGGACCTATAGAACGCGCTATTAATTTATTACCACAAATTAGTACAAAAAGGACCTTTAATCAAACGCAAGTTACAGATGGTTTAAAGCTAATGTTATGGGGTTTCTTTAAGAAATTAGTTATAGCAGACAGTCTTTCTCCAATTGTCAATGATATTTTTAACAACTCCGCCTCGCACTCAAGTACCACTTTAGCTATAGGAGCTGTATTCTTTGCTTTTCAAATTTATGGAGATTTTAGTGGGTATTCGGATATAGCTATTGGTACCTCAAAACTTTTTGGCATAGAGTTAATGAGTAACTTTAAGTTCCCGTATTTTTCAAGAAATATAGGTGAGTTTTGGCGCAAGTGGCATATTTCTTTGTCTACATGGTTTAGAGATTATCTCTACATTCCATTAGGAGGATCAAAAGGTTCACAGCTTATAAGCATCCGAAATATTTTTATCATTTTTATAGTCAGTGGTTTCTGGCATGGAGCCAATTGGACCTTTGTTATATGGGGGCTTTTTCATGCCTTGTTGTTTTTACCCTCTTTTATAACCAGTACAAATCGGAAGTTTACAGGGACTATTAATTTATTGCATTCGCCAAAAGGGTTTATAATAAACCTTTTAAGATTTTTACAAACCTTTATTTTAGTGACTATTGGTTGGGTCTTTTTTAGAAGTGAAAGCATCACTCAGGCATTTTCATATATAAAGAAAATGTTGTTTGATTTTAGTAGTGAGGTTTATGTGCATCCTAGCGGGTATCGAATGATAGATTACTTTATCATTCTAATTTGCTTTGTGGTTTTTGAATATGTTATTAGAAATAATGAACGGAATCCATTTTACTTTAAGAACAAAATTGTACGCTTTTGTTTATATGTGTTAATGCTATTTGCTATCATTTTATTTTATGACGACGGTGTCGATAGATCATTTATTTATTTTCAATTTTAG
- a CDS encoding TonB-dependent receptor, which produces MKAIFLFIVFLSIQPIYSQLKITGIVLERTEKGDQISLEDVHITWAETTIGTLSNKDGEFSLAYTATHTKLVFSYVGYVSDTITVNRPHLGKIYLQPNIALEEVVVKRKINSIQKSLFNPQNTVNVDSREMLKAACCNLSESFETNPSVDVSISDGISGAKQIQMLGMNSPYLLFTQENMPFIRGASQIYGLSFIPGSWIESIQITKGAGAVLNGFESISGQINTELVKPLTDQKFFFNSYANSNERFELNTRYNTILNDKLATGLYLHTNLRSGKIDRNNDNFLDTPLAKQLNLMNRWQYIDLDKGWVSYLNLQYLTDKKQTGDTRYEPRTDKFTSNIWGSEINTHRFDASAKIGYVFPDLQYQSFGYQTAYSDHRQNSYYGNTIYTIDHQSFYSNLLFNSIIGSTQHKFKTGLSFNYDKYDEEVTLEYFSRVDNAIGSFFEYTYDSLEKLSFVAGLRADHSNRLGNFMTPRLHVRYSLWDKASLRFNLGRGKRAANIYAENQQLFASNRTITILSTQGKIYGLDPEIAWNTGLNFTQKGYLFNRLFDISLDYYHVSFIDQVVVDWETPQEISFYNLKGKSISNSVQMDFNYEILKNLDIRATYKNYDVHVNYNKGRLEKPLQPRNRVFINLNYETKKKYEGRQWVLDFTANRLGKQRLPDTSANPAPYQLDTYAAAYTILNTQITRIFNNSFDIYMGGENIGNFVQKQPIIAASDPFGPYFDSTITYAPTLGGTYYLGLRYKIK; this is translated from the coding sequence ATGAAAGCTATCTTCCTTTTTATAGTATTTCTTAGTATCCAGCCTATATATAGCCAGCTAAAAATTACAGGGATAGTATTGGAGCGTACGGAAAAAGGAGATCAGATTAGTTTAGAAGACGTACATATTACCTGGGCAGAGACAACTATAGGAACCTTATCTAATAAGGACGGAGAATTTTCATTAGCCTATACCGCGACGCATACTAAATTAGTATTCAGCTATGTTGGGTATGTTTCTGATACCATCACGGTAAACCGACCCCACCTAGGTAAAATCTATTTACAACCAAACATTGCTTTAGAAGAGGTTGTGGTCAAACGTAAAATTAATTCCATTCAGAAATCTTTATTCAACCCACAAAACACTGTCAATGTAGATAGTAGAGAAATGTTGAAAGCAGCATGTTGTAACCTCTCCGAAAGTTTTGAAACCAACCCATCAGTAGATGTCAGCATTTCTGACGGTATTAGTGGTGCTAAACAAATTCAAATGTTAGGTATGAACAGTCCGTATTTACTGTTTACCCAAGAAAACATGCCCTTTATTCGAGGAGCTTCCCAAATCTACGGCTTATCTTTTATCCCAGGATCTTGGATAGAAAGTATTCAGATTACCAAAGGTGCCGGAGCTGTGCTAAACGGATTTGAGAGTATCTCTGGTCAAATAAATACAGAACTCGTAAAACCACTTACAGATCAAAAGTTTTTCTTTAACAGCTACGCAAATAGCAACGAGCGTTTTGAACTTAATACAAGGTATAATACCATACTCAATGATAAATTAGCGACGGGGCTCTACCTGCATACTAATTTACGTTCTGGAAAAATAGACCGGAACAATGATAATTTCTTAGATACACCCCTTGCTAAGCAGCTTAATCTTATGAATAGGTGGCAATATATAGATTTGGATAAAGGATGGGTGAGCTATCTTAATTTACAATATTTAACGGATAAAAAACAAACGGGTGACACCCGTTATGAACCACGTACAGATAAGTTTACTAGCAATATCTGGGGTAGCGAAATAAACACCCATAGATTTGATGCCTCTGCTAAAATTGGATATGTATTTCCTGACTTACAATACCAAAGTTTTGGCTATCAAACGGCGTATAGTGACCATAGGCAAAACTCCTATTATGGCAATACCATTTACACAATAGATCATCAATCTTTTTACAGCAATCTCTTATTTAATAGCATCATAGGCAGTACTCAACACAAATTTAAAACTGGTCTTAGTTTTAATTATGATAAATATGATGAAGAAGTAACTCTGGAGTACTTTTCTAGAGTTGATAATGCTATTGGTTCCTTTTTTGAGTACACGTATGATAGTTTAGAAAAATTAAGCTTTGTTGCGGGCCTACGGGCAGACCATTCTAACAGATTAGGAAACTTTATGACGCCAAGGCTCCATGTGCGCTATTCCCTATGGGATAAAGCAAGCTTACGTTTTAATCTTGGTCGCGGTAAAAGAGCCGCAAATATCTACGCAGAAAATCAACAACTATTTGCTTCTAATAGAACTATTACTATTTTAAGCACACAAGGAAAAATTTACGGTTTAGATCCTGAAATAGCTTGGAATACGGGTTTAAACTTTACTCAAAAAGGCTATTTATTTAATCGCCTTTTTGATATTTCTCTAGACTATTATCATGTGAGTTTTATAGATCAAGTGGTCGTAGATTGGGAAACACCACAAGAAATCTCTTTTTATAACCTAAAAGGCAAAAGCATTTCTAATAGTGTTCAAATGGATTTTAATTATGAAATTCTAAAAAATTTAGATATTAGAGCTACTTACAAAAATTATGATGTTCATGTAAACTATAATAAAGGACGCTTAGAAAAACCGTTGCAACCTAGAAATAGAGTGTTCATTAATTTAAATTACGAAACAAAAAAGAAATATGAAGGACGCCAATGGGTTTTAGATTTTACGGCTAATAGACTTGGTAAACAACGCTTGCCAGACACTAGTGCAAACCCGGCACCTTATCAATTAGACACTTATGCCGCGGCCTATACCATTTTAAATACTCAAATCACTAGAATTTTTAACAATAGCTTTGATATCTATATGGGTGGAGAAAATATAGGAAACTTTGTTCAAAAACAACCTATCATTGCTGCTAGTGATCCTTTTGGTCCGTATTTTGATAGTACCATTACCTATGCTCCTACCCTCGGCGGAACCTATTACTTAGGGTTACGTTATAAAATTAAATAA
- a CDS encoding heavy-metal-associated domain-containing protein, with product MKLKIFYSLCTFFFILVIHGQDKNKNASFKVQGNCSMCESRIEKAALKTKGVKFASWNATTKTFEMIFNENTCSLDDVKKAIVKAGHDVDSLSAESKVYDKLPPCCQYRDPKSMEMEHH from the coding sequence ATGAAATTAAAAATATTTTACTCCCTTTGTACTTTCTTTTTTATCCTTGTGATCCATGGTCAAGATAAAAATAAGAATGCTTCCTTTAAAGTTCAAGGAAATTGTAGTATGTGTGAATCTAGAATAGAAAAAGCAGCCCTTAAAACAAAAGGAGTGAAATTTGCGAGCTGGAATGCTACCACCAAAACCTTCGAAATGATTTTTAATGAGAACACTTGTTCTTTAGACGATGTAAAAAAGGCTATCGTAAAAGCAGGCCATGATGTAGATAGCTTAAGTGCAGAAAGTAAGGTATACGATAAACTACCGCCTTGCTGCCAATACAGAGATCCTAAATCTATGGAAATGGAACATCATTAA
- the bshA gene encoding N-acetyl-alpha-D-glucosaminyl L-malate synthase BshA has protein sequence MKIAIVCYPTFGGSGVVATELGIALANRGHEVHFVTYKQPVRLELLNNNIFFHEVHVPEYALFHYQPYELALSSKLVDTVRLYGIDLLHVHYAIPHAYAGYMAKKMLQEEGIFIPMITTLHGTDITLVGKHPFYKPAVTFSINKSDIVTSVSQNLKDATLELFDIENPIEVIPNFIDVSNRENNFTDCQRSMMAKEDERIITHISNFRKVKRIPDVIKIFNKIQQEIPAKLLMVGEGPEKEKAELLCEELGIADKVVFLGNSNQVDKILCFSDLFLLPSETESFGLAALEAMINKTPVVSSNAGGIPEVNIQGVTGYLSEVGNISEMAENSLKILRDSEILAQFKENAVGNAYKFDIKRILPLYEAAYERALQARFKNAH, from the coding sequence ATGAAAATTGCTATTGTTTGTTACCCGACTTTTGGAGGAAGTGGTGTTGTTGCTACGGAATTAGGAATTGCACTTGCCAATAGAGGTCATGAAGTTCATTTTGTAACGTATAAACAACCCGTACGGTTGGAGTTATTAAACAATAATATATTTTTTCATGAAGTTCATGTTCCGGAATATGCGCTTTTTCATTATCAACCTTATGAGCTTGCATTATCTAGTAAATTGGTAGATACGGTTCGGTTATATGGCATAGATTTGTTGCATGTTCATTATGCAATTCCGCATGCTTATGCGGGCTATATGGCTAAAAAAATGCTTCAAGAAGAAGGTATTTTTATTCCGATGATTACTACGTTACACGGTACAGATATTACATTAGTAGGTAAGCATCCGTTTTACAAGCCTGCAGTAACCTTTAGTATCAATAAATCTGACATTGTTACTTCTGTTTCTCAAAATTTGAAAGATGCTACTTTGGAGCTTTTTGATATAGAGAACCCTATAGAGGTAATTCCGAATTTTATTGATGTCTCTAATCGTGAAAATAATTTTACCGATTGTCAGCGTTCTATGATGGCAAAAGAAGATGAGCGTATTATTACGCACATTAGTAACTTTAGAAAAGTAAAGCGTATTCCTGATGTAATTAAAATTTTCAACAAAATACAGCAAGAAATTCCTGCTAAATTATTGATGGTAGGAGAGGGGCCAGAAAAGGAAAAAGCAGAATTGCTTTGTGAGGAATTAGGGATTGCAGATAAGGTTGTGTTTTTAGGAAATAGCAATCAGGTAGATAAGATTCTTTGTTTTTCAGATTTATTTTTGCTGCCTTCAGAAACAGAAAGTTTTGGCTTAGCAGCATTAGAGGCTATGATTAATAAAACGCCTGTTGTTTCTAGTAATGCGGGAGGTATACCAGAAGTAAATATTCAAGGAGTAACTGGGTATTTAAGCGAAGTTGGTAATATTTCTGAAATGGCAGAAAATTCTTTGAAGATATTAAGAGATTCAGAAATTTTAGCGCAGTTCAAAGAAAATGCAGTAGGAAATGCGTATAAGTTTGATATAAAGAGAATTTTACCATTGTATGAAGCAGCCTATGAACGTGCTTTGCAAGCCAGATTTAAAAATGCACATTAA
- a CDS encoding tyrosinase family protein — MKKILILGVFFLVIIHSSTAQSIRKNYTEMTDYEKSELVDSFYAIRAGNNWFDDIATFHMNFFNFDNTTDTSRLDLHFNLPDESEKEIFLAWHRRAVFELERYVQDYNPKLSIPFWESPLDQSTTSALWDETFIGSFNTNWNLNRNLGGNGPMPTPANLATVYGLSDFFLFTNELERRPVHRGSHVWTGGAMPTPLSPRDPVFFLHHTYIDYVWHNWEEVHHNSAFIRTDMIRFDGTYSFNGETLPVVNPNDIIDTRALGVFYATNGLATLDNYIVSNTYRPLESFYYQYTVEAGDNFIVPTGANCIIESVNEIVLKPGFEAHSGSDFTASIDVQNANTGKKSTANRSYKPYDVVPNLQVIVWEEDDKDDTPIIIQAYPNPFTETININLNKKIDCKVEVFNMMGMLIRDESFQNTDKVIIKDLYGLASGFYVIRIVDGGGNIVLAKRVVKL; from the coding sequence ATGAAAAAAATATTAATTTTAGGTGTCTTTTTTCTAGTTATAATTCATTCTAGTACTGCACAGAGTATTCGAAAAAATTATACAGAGATGACCGATTATGAAAAATCGGAATTAGTTGATTCCTTCTATGCCATAAGAGCGGGAAATAATTGGTTTGATGACATTGCTACCTTTCATATGAATTTTTTTAATTTCGATAATACAACAGATACATCAAGGTTAGATTTGCATTTTAATTTACCTGATGAATCTGAAAAAGAGATTTTTCTAGCATGGCATAGAAGAGCGGTATTTGAATTAGAACGCTATGTACAAGATTACAATCCAAAATTAAGTATTCCTTTTTGGGAGTCTCCGCTAGATCAATCTACAACTTCTGCCTTATGGGATGAAACGTTTATAGGAAGTTTTAATACCAATTGGAATTTAAATAGAAACTTAGGAGGTAACGGTCCTATGCCTACTCCTGCAAACCTCGCTACTGTATATGGACTATCAGACTTTTTTCTGTTTACAAATGAATTAGAAAGAAGGCCAGTACATAGAGGTTCTCATGTTTGGACAGGCGGTGCGATGCCAACTCCATTGTCTCCAAGAGATCCTGTATTTTTTCTGCACCATACCTATATAGATTATGTATGGCATAATTGGGAAGAAGTACATCATAATTCAGCATTCATTAGAACAGATATGATTCGCTTTGATGGTACCTATAGTTTTAATGGTGAAACATTACCCGTTGTTAATCCAAATGATATTATCGATACCAGAGCTTTGGGGGTTTTTTATGCAACAAATGGCTTAGCTACTTTAGATAACTATATTGTAAGTAACACCTATAGACCTTTAGAATCTTTTTATTACCAATATACGGTTGAAGCAGGAGATAATTTTATTGTACCCACAGGCGCTAATTGTATTATTGAATCTGTTAATGAAATTGTATTAAAACCTGGTTTTGAAGCGCATAGCGGATCAGATTTTACCGCTTCAATTGATGTTCAGAATGCAAATACAGGTAAAAAGAGTACAGCCAACAGATCTTATAAACCTTATGATGTAGTTCCTAATTTACAGGTTATTGTGTGGGAAGAGGATGATAAGGATGATACGCCTATTATAATTCAAGCTTATCCTAACCCATTTACGGAAACTATTAATATCAATCTAAATAAAAAGATAGATTGTAAGGTGGAAGTTTTTAATATGATGGGAATGTTAATCCGTGATGAATCTTTTCAAAACACGGATAAAGTAATCATAAAAGATTTATACGGCCTTGCTTCTGGCTTTTATGTAATTAGAATAGTTGATGGTGGGGGAAATATCGTTTTAGCAAAAAGGGTCGTTAAATTATAA